Genomic segment of Denticeps clupeoides chromosome 13, fDenClu1.1, whole genome shotgun sequence:
actTTTCAGATCATTCTACAATaccataaaaaatgttttatatatgcaGCATCAGTCTAAACATAGATACAAATAATTTACTATGCTACTGCTTAATAAACCAGTCTACCTCTCAATCCAGTGAATGACTTGGAAAAATGGTTTTCCTTCAATGGTGCCCAACTGATGAGACTTTACACAGCTAATTAAAATAAACTTTACATTAGTACACATCATCAAATTTGGATATGTTTATGGACATGTTTTAGCACTGGTGCTTTAGCCAGGAACTACTTTGGTTCTTCACCATTTTATGAACACTAGACCTGCCAGTACACCATAGCCCATGATAAGGAACAGCACCTTTAGCAGACGGTCATGTTTGTCTTCAAGTTCCCGAGCCAGGATTTCAAAGAAGGTGATGAAAAGGAAAGTGCCAGCTGCAAGGCCTTGAAGCACCACAGATACAACACTTCCTGCCAAGTTCTTAGCTCGTTCAATGCCCATTCCAAGTGCAATGCCAACTGGAATCATGAGGCTGACTGTGATGCCCAGCTTACTAGCATCCCGCATGGCCAGACCTGACTTTGCTACACTGACACCCAGTGCAACAGCCGCCAGGGTCTCATGGATGGCGACTCCCACAAAGAGGCTGGCCAATTTGCTGCCGTCATCCTGCAAACCCAATGCCAGACCTTCAAACACAGAGTGGGCAGACAGGGCAAAGACGAGACTAGCCAGTCGCAGTGGTCCAGCTCGAGCTAGTTCAGTTGGGTTGAAGTGTCCATGGTGGTGGGAGTGGTGCTGGTGACCTCCTGTAGATCCCCGGGGAGGGGCAATAAAAGGGGTGTCATACTCAGAGTCACTCCCAGCTTCTGAGCCACCTGCATTAAAGGTCTCCAAGTCAATAAAGGAAGGTTTCTCTTTACGAAAAGTCAGGACAGCCTGTTCTACAAAAATTGTAAGGAAAAGCCCAAGCATCATCATGGTCTCTGCCAACGGGTAGTCTGTTGatattttcatcattttctgGACCTCATCCACCTATAATAGAGGAAAGGACATCACTAAATCACTTAATTTGATATGGACTGTTCAAAAAGATAGAGAtgagacatcctagatctgaatgaattataTATTTGATCTTTACATCAGACTTACATCTTCAAATCATGAATggaaatttatcaacccatggaggtctggatttggagttaCACTCAAACTTAaagggggaaaaacacacaacaggctgatccaactttgatgtaatgtcctttaaAACAAGTctaaatgaggctcagtagtgtgtgtggcctccacgtgcctgtatgacctccctaaaatgcctggacatgctcctgatgctCCTGAGGTGGCGGATGCTCTCCTGAGGGCTCTCCTCCCAGAGCATGCACCAATtactggacagtctgtggtgcaacgtggcgttggtagatggagcgagacatgatattccaaatgtgctcaattggatttaggtctggggaacaggtgggccagtccataacatcaatgcctttgtcttgcaagaaatgctgacacactccagccattGTCTTGCAGTACCacacgggtggtagtagcctagaggttaacacactcgcctatgaaccagaagacccaggttctgccacagtcaccggacctaaacccaatcgagatggtttgggatgagttggaccgcagagtgaaggcaaaggggccaacaagtgctaaacacctctgggaacacCTCTgggtaatcagagcaaagggtggctattttgaagaaactagaatgttttcacttatttcacctttttttgttaagtacataactccacaggtgttcattcatagttgtgatgccttcagtgagaatctacaaatgaaaatggtcatgaaattaaagaaaacacattgaatgagaaggtgtgtccaaacctttggcctgtactctatataaatacagtaggaggaacccagggccaactgcaccagcaaatggtctcacaaggggtctgaggatctcacatcagtacctaatggcagtcaagATACCTCTGGCAAGACACCtctggagggctgtgcggccctcCACATAAATTCCACCctacaccattactgacccactgccaaacagGTATTGGAGGATATTGcgggcagcagaacgttctccactgcgtctccagactctgtcacgtctgtcacatgtgatcATTGTGAAGGgcgccagtggtgaatttgccaatcttggtgttcttagtgctgcacggtgttgggctgtaagcacaccttccacctgtggacgttgggccctcataccaccctcattgagtctgtttctgaccgttgcACATCtatggcctgctggaggtctttttgctcctcctgttcctccttgcacaaaggtggagatAGAGGTggcctggatgagctgcactacctgagccacttgtatGGGTtcgggatgtcttgctaattgcctacaATTTTcatctgttgtctattccatttgcacaacagcatgtggaaTTGACTGTCAGTCAGTgctgcttcctaagtggacagtttgagtTCACAGaggtgtgattgacttggagttacattgtgttgttcccctttatttttttggccagtatgaatgtgtgtgtatatatatatatatatatatatatatatatatatatatatatatatgacgaAGAAAATCTAGACAGAAGTTTTCAAACAATGGTAATAAAATTTACCTTCTCTCTCACAGCAGGTAGAAGGGCATTGAAGCAGGTGGCTAAGAACACCCCTCCTCCAAAAGAGTTGCTGAAGGCCACAAGTTTTCTGTACCTTTGAGCTTTGTCAAAATCTACCTGCATCACCCGCACAGGGATCAGGATGCCGCCCAGCATGAGCCCAAACACTCCTAGCAGGCAGAGGATCTTGGCAATGACGAGGTCCATGTTGGCAGGGGTGCGAGATTCAGGATCACAGATCCACGGATGTCAGATGCCTTGGCAACAAAGACTCATTTCATGTCATCTCTAATTCTACCACAGCCTGAAGGCATCCGGACCTCAGGTGATGTGCCGATTAACGTCTCTGTAGGAAGAGCAAACATGTAAACATGCCACGCTGCAAAATtcatttacgtttttttttttttttttccccgtgcAATTACCTTCATGGAATCGAGGAATCGGTGGTTCAATTCGTGGTTACAGGTTCGACAGAGTCAATTTATAAACTCCCAATGTTAGCAAAACTATTTCAACGTCATATGCAAGAGAGGAGCCAATTAATGCTAACAGTAACGCGTGTTCTTGCAGTATGTAGTTACTAACCATTTATTAATCATTGCACTCGCAGCAACcttttacatttcacatattCCGAAATCTATTGAGTAAAATACCAATAAGACAAGTTAAACACAGTCATGGCGTTACTGCTAGACAAATAGCATTTGCCACTTGCTAGTTAATGCTAGCAATACGCCGTTGTTTATGGTTTACGTGTCGCTTAGATTATATTCGGCCAGGCGGCTTACTTACCAGTCCTACTTGTCTAGTTTTGCAACGACGTTTTCGTTTACACGAAAGGCTTGATTTGCCCATGAAAAAATATCTACTATTTCCATCATGTGCTTAACACTTCCTGCTGTGGATACACCTGCAGTGAGAACCCCCCCCCTCTTCTTTCCCTTCTAATGGTACAGTCCAGCTTCGCCGACGGAAAACCCTCACTACGTGTTTCACGTTTCTAGATGTTGAATTAATAATACAACATTGATGATGCTGTGATTGTGCTTAATGCTTCTCGAGGTTAATAGATTATCAGAGGAGAAATTAGAAATTGTTAAGatatataatttcatatatCTTATATTTTCAGGCCTATACTACTTCTTATATATTTCTAACACCTTTAAACAGCTTGGATTCCATcctaataaaataaacaaaccttTAAACAGAGAAGATCCAAAATCTCCAAGTTGATTTAATGAAAATTACACTATTGagacacaggagaagaagagcaGATTTCACATCAATAAAATTGCCAACGACTGACTCATGTAATCTCACTAACGTGCACGTTTACTGAGGActgggggaaagaaaaaaagaaaacacccaACAGTACAGGATCATACATCATCCTATGTGAAGCTGTCCATAATTCCCATTTCACCATGACATTTGTACATGGCAGGGATTTGAAACATCTCAGAGTATATGCAAGTGAGATTGATAATCTATAAATACCTGCAATTCAACCACCCAAGTGCCACTTGACGGACAATCCTCTGACAAGTTGTTATATGTGCTACACTGATAACCATTCAGTAATACTGAGGTGCGGCTTGAATCCATTTCAAACAAGAGCTGTTTATTTACATGGATCATAACTTTTTGTGAACAGTTTTGGGGCAATTCACTACTGGGCCCTCAACATCTTATTTATTCCTGGGATGAAGTTATTTCCTGGAACTAATAcaatttgttgttgttgtttttaaaagaaCACAATGTCTTCATTCCTGATGTGGCTTCTTTTTGCCTATGAaagtacataaaatatgtaGTCATGAAATTGTTATGTACAGAGTCCTGAGAATTTGGAATTTGACTTACCTGTTTGAATGTCAGTGCTGCTCTTCATTGCTGGCACTTGGTGTCCGGCTGCGGATTTGACTTCTCAGTTGTTCGATCAACTCCGGgttctgctgctgcatttgCTGGGCAAATTGCTGACCCCTACAAAGAACATTGTAATGCATGACCTTGACGACTTGAATTGTGACAAATACCCTTGGCCACTTACGCTTGGATAAGGCCAGACAGATCATTAGGACCCCCTGCTCCTCCAGGTGCTGGtgccgctgccgctgctgctgctgttgttgctgttgttgctgttgttgccGTTGCTGCTGGCGGGGAGGATGTAGCTCCATAGGCTCCAGACATCATACCAGACATCCTATATAAGAAATAGTGACGTCTCATTTGGCTTTACTAATGTTTACATAATATTAACGTTTTATTTCACAAGCCACGCGGCGGTCCAAGCAGTtattacaaatttacaaaaataaattgactgcataaaatgttatattagtTACAGTTGCTGAACTTGTGGATTATTCATCAAACTTGATgcctggaggaaaaaaaaaaaagaataaggcATTAAACAATGAGACAAAGCTCActattttaattgtaattttttttttccccaagaatACTTGGTCCGTACCATGTTCATGAAGCCAGGGTTACTGAGAAGACCTGCCAGATCAACCCCACCCATGCCTGCTGTCTAGACATGATAAAACAAAACCGTTTGAATGAATGGAGAATTCAGTGATTTTAGCATATGGTGAGTGTTGTTTTAATTGGAACATGTTTTAAACTCACTGGACTTggaatttctttcattttttgctCGGCTATTTTTAAGTTGGACTTGTACGTTTCATTCTCTGGATCCAACTCCAAGGCTTTCTTGTAGTAGCCCAcagcttctgtgtgtttgttcaaaCTTGCTAATGCCAGCCtaagaatataatataattcaATACACTCAATTTGCTCATGACAATTACAGCAGCTGTTAGTCGTATGATAACTTACGCCATTCTTCCATGTGCTTTGCTATAATTTGGGTCGATTCCAATCGCCATTTCACAATCTTGAATTGCTCCAGCATAGTTACCAAGTTTGCTGTATGCAGCAGCCCTGCAATAAATAAACGAAGAACGTAAATCAACAAATTATCCAGCTACGGGCCTgaaataatgatattttattgttGCATTAACATCTAGGAATCTTCCAATCCGGATTCACATTTAGCAATCAAGCCGAGGGCAAAGCCTGAAGCACAACCAAGCCAAACTCGCTGTGGCAAGTCTACGGGGAATCAGAGTTTCATTTCAATCAATAACGCAGCCCTAACTAAGAGGTCAACAGTTCAACTACAACACCTAACCAGCGGCAAGAATGATCCCCGATTACGAATCACCCCCGAACGATACCCACCTGTTACAATAGTAGACGGCATTCTGGGGGTTAATTGCAATGGCCTTAGAATATAACTCCACCGCGGCATCGAAATTTTCTACTTTCATTTGGTCGTTGCCTGGAACGAAAGGTGTATTGCAGTCATAAGTGAtatgggatttattaaaaaaaacaactcagaaGAGGAAGCAAACCTTGGGACAACATACCTTCAGATTTAAGTTGCTCAGCCTCCACAACGTCCTCCTCTGTGGGGCATTGGTTATCTAAGTTGATCTTAACTTGAGGAGCACTGGTATGCTACAACAAAGGTGGCCTCAAAGTCAGTGAAATAGCTGGCACGTGTCACGGTGGATTTTTAAGCAGAAACCAAACGCTACCTTGCTCGTTGCAGACGCAAAAATCTCTGGTAAGCTTTGAGGAACTGCGAGACTGTGATCTTTCGTGGAGACTTCGAAAGCGGTCTCCATGCACTGGATCGCAACTGGGGCGGACGTGAGAGTCAAAGACAGGCACACAACATAGCGACAGCAAGGCACCGAGCGGCCGCGTACCTTCTAAACTCTCCTGAGCGTCTGATGACAGCTCCCCGGAGTTGAGTTGGTCATGGAGGAACTGGATTATGGAGAAAGCAAGACGTTTCGTGTCTGCCATTTCGTCAAGAGGCTGAGACCTCCCCGTGTGAGATTCTggaaagagttaaaaaaaaaaaaaaatcataattttccAAATCATAtttgttaaattaataaaagatCCTATgtaggcagacagacagggcaGAATGCCAACGTCTCAGGTTCAGTCAAAGGCTACTGAGAGTTCAAACTAGTCACCTTCGCTGGTCGGGGCATTAAACGACAGACGCGCCCCGCGTTGTCACACCTGTCGCTCTTACGTTTGCAGCTCTTTGCCTAAAACgcctgataacacacacacacacacacaccgactaGCGGGGTTAGCCAGCTGGGCGCGGAATGTTCTAGCAAACGCCGGCGAGACGCGCCACCGCGTCCTACTTCCAGGGCGGCCGGTTAACGACGCCAATTCGAATCGGTCCCTCCGGCCAACGAACGCCAGCGGTCCGGCCGTAGCCGCGGCACGGCAGAAGTGTGCCGCTAGCGAGGTGAGGTGAGGTTAGCCTCGCTAGCCCGCTGGCCGACGGCGCCTTGTTCGCACAAATTCAGTTCGCGTGGAAATCGGCGGGTCGCGCACACAGACGCGGGACCCCGTTTCTTCGCGTCGCGTTTTCGGAAAGGTCCCCTGGCGCGGAGACCTCCCCGTCCTTACCGGTCGTCTTCGGCTTCCCAGCGCCCACTTGTGAGAGACCCCTCGCTGTAGGAAGCGACGGCTGGACCGACGGAAGCGCGTCAGAAGGCGGCCGCTTCGGCGCAGGCGTCACGGGAAATTCAGTTCCCCCTGGCGCGCGCTGATTTCAAATCATGACGTCACACGCGGCTGCCACGTTACTCGGCTTCTCTTTATTTGGACGTTTTCTCTGccatttttaatgtatgtattcGAAGCGtctttgttttttacagatACTATTCGAAACGATTGAAGTCGCCGGAATAGATAGGCGGTAGTCTAGTTGTAAAAGTATATTATGAGTGACTGTTTCCTGTATTCACGTGTAATTATGATTTCCATTAGTGGATGTAGAATGGAGAatggtatacacacacacacacacacacaccccaatatatttaatgtatacACAGATATTTTTAATACTTTCATCCACTGTTTTCTCAGACTATTTATTGTATAGTGAACTTCTTATTTTATACAGTTGCCATATTCTGAAAATTATGTTCCCCCTATTATTTAAGataagtcaaagtcagctttattgtcaattctgccacatgtacaggacatgcagagaattgaaattacgttactctcagacccatacaagtaacattaaatacaaaacagtaacattgaatacaaaggtataaatacaattttaaaaaacacaatatacaattttaaaaacaccatatacaaataagggcacatggtggagactgcaaacccatgtagtgcaacagaggtaagtttaaagtgacaaagtgacaagtgaggtagttggcagaccaaagctgcacagagtgactggtgcatggtcagtttgtgtgtgttagggttcagaaagtttgtggagcagaagaggggagtggggggagtgggggcagagcagggagagagttgagtttcctgacagcctgatgggtgaagctgtccttcagtctgctggtcctggcctggagactccgcagtctcctccctgatggcagcaggctgaagaaggtttgcattgggtgggtgggatcagctgctatgccgaggactttcttggtgaggcgtgtgctgtagatgtcttggagggaggggagagggacaccgatgattctctcagctacTCTGACTATGCgtgagttttttggcaggacgcattgcaggctccaaaccacacagtgatgcagctagacaggatgctctcgatggttcctcggtagaatgtgtacatgatgggggctggtgctcttgctcttctaagtttgtggaggaagtagagacgctgctgtgctttcttggccagtgcagtggtgttatttgtccaggagagatcctcggtaatgtgcacacccaggaacttggtgctgctcactctctccacagatgcaccgttgatggtcagaggagcatgctgagtgtttcctctcctgaagtcaacaccaatctctttcgtcttctccacattcagggagagattgttgtctccgcaccacttggccaggcggctcacctcgcttctgtagttagactcatccctgttattaatgagacccaccacagtcgtgtcatccgcaaacttgatggagaggttggagcagtgtgacggagtgcagtcgtgggtcagcagagtgaagagaagggggctcagcacacatccctgaggagcccccgtgttaaggacgatggtgctggatgtgctactgccaacccgtactgtgaggaagtccaacagccagttacacagtgaggtgttgagccccagctgtccagatgtgtgagtgctgagtggagtgcagtggagatggcatcatcggttgagcggttgggccgatatgcaaactggaaggggtccagtgaggggggaagggcagacttaatgtgcttcatgactagccgttcaaagcacttcatgaggatgggggtaagtgcaattggacggtagtcattaaagcaggagggagatgacttttttggcaccggaatgattgtggtatctttgaagcaggtggggacgacagcctgggagagtgagatgttaaagatgtctgtgaagacatcagtgagttccactgcacagtccttcagtacacgaccaggaatgttgtcagggcccggagctttgcgagcgttgatcctgctgagggatctcctcacactgtccggggacagagtcaacacctggtcaccaggagggggtgtggtcttctgtgctgtggtgctgtttttccctttaaagcgagcgaaaaaggtgttcagctcgttcagcagggagatggtgctatcacaggtctgtggagggggcttgtaatccgtgatggtttgtatgccccgccacaggctccgtgtgtctctgctgtctttgaaGCGACGAGATATTCCTCTGGAGTTAATAAGAAGTATGGCAGATGCCTGAAAATCACTCAGGTACATAATTAGATGTTGTTGATGTAGTAATATTAGTACTGAGGTCCCAGAGTTCCTGTTTGCCAGTTGTAGCAGGGGGGAACCAAATTTTCAGGGTACAAGGAAATTATGTTCCCCTTATTATTTAAGATAAGAAGTATGGCAGATGTCTGAAATCAGTCAGGTACAAAATTACATGTTGCTGTTGTAGTAATATTAATACTGAGGTCTGAAAATTGTCTAAAAATTACCCATGTTGCTGATGTAGTATTGGTGGAGGGGCGGTTAAATCCTGGGTACCTGGCAAAAATGTTCCCCCTAAGTTTTCGGTAGGTTGACCAGACGTCAAATAAGATAAGTTTTTAGTTGGAAATTTAccttgtcatggcagaaaatgaCAGTAGAAGAGTAGCAAAACATAAATATCATAGAGAATATGCCATATTCTGGATGAGAGTATTCAAAATATCTGCATATACAGGAAACAGTCACTCATaatatacatttcatttacagcatttatcagatgtccttatccagagcaacttacagtcagtagttacagggacagtccccccctggagcaacttagggttaagtgtcttgctcagggacacaagtaggtgggatttgaacctgggtcataggtgagtgtgttacccactaggctactaccacccgacaACTAGACAACTAGACTACGGCATATCTACTCCGGCGACTTCAATCGTTTCGAATAgtatctgtaaaaaaacaaagacgcttcgaataaatacatttaaaaaggcaGATAAAACTTCTAAATAAAGAAAAGCCGCCTAACGCTGCAGTAGCGTGTGACGTCATGATTTGAAATCAGCGCGCGCCAGGGGGATCGTGGGGGGGAACTGAATTGACCGTAACACCTGTGGTGTCGTTGTTCGCCGAGAGACACGCTGGTTTGGACGAAAGGTGCACAACAACGCGAAAACAGGCGAGATGTTGTCGCTCGGAGACAACACCTCGCTTGACCCTGAGTTCACTGTATAATTCGCAGTAATGTGAGAATGGGGCAATTCACTTACAATGTCAGTAAGGAGCGGTCCGGAAGGTCAGCCTTTCGCACCCACCACCCCAATATGGCAAGCGGTTCTTTACATTTAATGCCTAAATGGATATTGCATTGCAGATATCCGTCATTTAATTCTATCTAGTAAATAGCAACATTTCAGATATCCACAATTCTTCACATCAACAATTTTGCGTATGTGAAACGGGAAGCCGAATGGAAACTTGACTTAATATCCCATTTGATGAAAGTTTTTCGGATATCTGAAAAGTTAATTTTGACCAGGAATAATTAAATTATGGATATCTGCAATAGTTAGTAAATTAGCTAAATAGTTAGTTAAAACCGCTCGCCATACCCAAACACATGGCATGCCTTACAAGTTCAAGTTCTCATTTCACTTACACGGGCAATCTAATGAAGTATTTGCGACAGCGAATAAACATGTTTTGTTGAGGTTTCTTGTGTGtttgatgcatttatttttcatgtcgAACTGGACTGACACGCACCGCATCTACTAAACGGGATTTTGTTGCCAA
This window contains:
- the LOC114801618 gene encoding zinc transporter ZIP3-like — encoded protein: MDLVIAKILCLLGVFGLMLGGILIPVRVMQVDFDKAQRYRKLVAFSNSFGGGVFLATCFNALLPAVREKVDEVQKMMKISTDYPLAETMMMLGLFLTIFVEQAVLTFRKEKPSFIDLETFNAGGSEAGSDSEYDTPFIAPPRGSTGGHQHHSHHHGHFNPTELARAGPLRLASLVFALSAHSVFEGLALGLQDDGSKLASLFVGVAIHETLAAVALGVSVAKSGLAMRDASKLGITVSLMIPVGIALGMGIERAKNLAGSVVSVVLQGLAAGTFLFITFFEILARELEDKHDRLLKVLFLIMGYGVLAGLVFIKW
- the sgta gene encoding small glutamine-rich tetratricopeptide repeat-containing protein alpha; this encodes MADTKRLAFSIIQFLHDQLNSGELSSDAQESLEVAIQCMETAFEVSTKDHSLAVPQSLPEIFASATSKHTSAPQVKINLDNQCPTEEDVVEAEQLKSEGNDQMKVENFDAAVELYSKAIAINPQNAVYYCNRAAAYSKLGNYAGAIQDCEMAIGIDPNYSKAHGRMALALASLNKHTEAVGYYKKALELDPENETYKSNLKIAEQKMKEIPSPTAGMGGVDLAGLLSNPGFMNMASSLMNNPQVQQLMSGMMSGAYGATSSPPAATATTATTATTAAAAAAAPAPGGAGGPNDLSGLIQAGQQFAQQMQQQNPELIEQLRSQIRSRTPSASNEEQH